One genomic window of Bradyrhizobium sp. B124 includes the following:
- a CDS encoding IS481 family transposase, giving the protein MPWREVSLMDQRKEFVRLFQQPDVNRRELCRRFQISPKTAYKWLARATAAEATEKDWARDRPRRPHASPARSSTAIETAVLEVRDAHPAWGARKIRHRLQDRKKSLPSASTIHVILARHERVPPPAQPAQYIRFEHPAPNDVWQMDFKGRFPLGDRQMCHPLTMVDDHSRYALCLQACTNEQSETVQQHLEQTFRRYGLPNAFLVDNGVPWGTCSEVRWTKLRVWLLKLGVDVIYARPYHPQTKGKNERFHRTLKTEVLSMTTFRTTRDLQKAFDRWRHVYNTERPHQSLDYDVPAKRYRPSLRSLPNKLPEPEYEEGAIVRRASQLKANLRFGKRRWRVPEAFRGELLAIRPLATDGTFGVYFGANQIASIDLRTDSK; this is encoded by the coding sequence ATGCCGTGGCGCGAGGTGTCACTCATGGACCAGAGGAAAGAGTTCGTTCGATTGTTCCAGCAGCCGGATGTGAACCGGCGGGAGCTGTGCCGTCGTTTCCAGATCAGTCCGAAGACGGCTTACAAGTGGCTGGCAAGGGCGACCGCCGCAGAGGCTACGGAGAAGGATTGGGCCCGGGATCGGCCCCGGCGACCGCATGCCTCTCCGGCGCGAAGTTCGACGGCGATCGAAACGGCCGTCTTGGAGGTTCGAGATGCGCATCCCGCATGGGGGGCTCGCAAGATCCGCCATCGCCTTCAGGACCGGAAGAAAAGCCTCCCCTCGGCCTCGACGATCCACGTGATTCTGGCTCGGCATGAGCGCGTTCCACCGCCTGCCCAGCCGGCGCAATACATCCGCTTCGAGCATCCGGCTCCCAACGACGTCTGGCAGATGGACTTCAAGGGTCGCTTCCCCTTGGGCGACCGGCAGATGTGCCATCCGCTCACCATGGTCGATGATCATTCCCGTTACGCCCTGTGCTTGCAGGCCTGCACCAACGAGCAGAGTGAGACGGTCCAGCAGCATCTCGAGCAGACCTTTCGCCGCTACGGCTTGCCAAATGCGTTCCTGGTCGACAACGGCGTGCCCTGGGGCACCTGCTCCGAGGTCCGATGGACCAAACTCCGGGTCTGGCTGCTCAAGCTTGGCGTCGACGTCATCTATGCCCGTCCCTATCATCCTCAGACCAAGGGCAAGAACGAGCGCTTCCATCGCACGCTGAAGACCGAAGTCCTGTCCATGACAACGTTCAGAACCACGCGCGATCTGCAAAAGGCATTCGACCGCTGGCGGCACGTCTACAACACCGAGCGACCGCACCAATCACTGGACTACGATGTGCCCGCGAAACGGTATCGGCCAAGCCTTCGTTCGTTGCCGAACAAGTTGCCTGAGCCCGAATACGAGGAAGGGGCAATCGTGCGGAGGGCCAGCCAGCTCAAGGCCAATCTCCGCTTCGGCAAGCGGCGCTGGCGCGTTCCCGAAGCCTTCCGAGGCGAACTCCTGGCCATCAGGCCACTCGCCACGGACGGAACCTTCGGTGTCTACTTCGGAGCCAACCAGATCGCATCCATCGACCTACGGACCGATTCAAAATGA
- a CDS encoding rhodanese-like domain-containing protein — translation MTISSVTPQTIRATLLLRQEIALLDVRHEAEFATGHPLFAANMAAGRIALEAELRLPRKDVPIVLYDNGEGLVAAATGALQALGYSNVAALAVGLQGWKAAGYEVFEDVNSYAKAFGELVESRRHTPSLSADEVAALISDKANIAILDVRRFDEYATMNIPGSVSVPGAELVLRAGRAAPDPDTTIIVNCAGRTRSIIGTQSLINAGLPNKVRALRNGTIGWTLAKHDLEHGSGKRGDVGPFEGAADNARDVAYRAGVRRIGAAELAALKNDAHRTLYRFDVRDAEEYAAGHLAGFRHYAGGQLVQEIDMAAPVRGARIVLTDDKSIRADMTASWLAQMGWEVSVLEGGYDGALEVGPPRVVPKPDPAHRYRRPYEGTGVAEQAMQAYLDWEYGLVDQLRRDGTHGFYVI, via the coding sequence ATGACCATTTCTTCCGTCACACCCCAGACCATCCGTGCAACGCTGTTGCTGCGCCAGGAAATCGCGCTGCTCGACGTCAGGCATGAGGCGGAATTCGCCACCGGCCATCCGCTGTTTGCCGCCAACATGGCCGCCGGCCGGATCGCGCTCGAAGCCGAGCTGCGACTGCCGCGCAAGGATGTGCCGATCGTTCTCTATGACAATGGCGAGGGACTGGTCGCCGCCGCGACCGGCGCGTTGCAGGCGCTGGGCTACAGCAACGTCGCGGCGCTCGCAGTCGGCTTGCAGGGCTGGAAGGCGGCCGGCTACGAGGTGTTCGAGGACGTCAATTCCTACGCCAAGGCCTTCGGCGAGCTGGTCGAGTCGCGCAGGCACACGCCCTCGCTGAGCGCCGACGAGGTCGCCGCGCTGATATCGGACAAGGCCAACATTGCGATCCTCGATGTTCGTCGTTTCGACGAATACGCCACCATGAATATCCCGGGCTCGGTCAGCGTGCCCGGCGCGGAGCTGGTGCTGCGCGCAGGGCGCGCGGCGCCCGATCCCGACACCACCATCATTGTCAACTGCGCCGGCCGCACCCGCTCGATCATTGGCACGCAGTCCCTGATCAATGCCGGACTGCCGAACAAGGTGCGGGCGCTGCGCAACGGCACGATCGGCTGGACGCTCGCGAAACACGATCTCGAACACGGCTCCGGCAAGCGCGGCGACGTCGGGCCGTTCGAAGGTGCCGCCGACAATGCCCGCGACGTCGCCTATCGCGCCGGCGTCCGCCGCATCGGCGCGGCTGAACTCGCGGCGCTGAAAAACGACGCACACCGCACGCTGTATCGCTTCGACGTCCGCGACGCCGAGGAATACGCCGCCGGTCATCTGGCCGGCTTCCGCCACTATGCAGGCGGCCAGCTGGTGCAGGAAATCGATATGGCCGCGCCGGTGCGCGGCGCCCGCATCGTGCTGACCGACGACAAGAGCATCCGCGCCGACATGACGGCGTCCTGGCTCGCGCAGATGGGCTGGGAGGTCTCTGTACTGGAGGGTGGCTATGACGGCGCGCTGGAAGTCGGGCCGCCGCGCGTTGTGCCGAAGCCGGATCCCGCGCACCGCTACCGGCGTCCCTATGAAGGGACCGGCGTCGCAGAGCAGGCGATGCAGGCCTATCTCGATTGGGAGTACGGCCTGGTCGACCAGCTGCGCCGTGACGGCACGCATGGGTTTTATGTGATCTAG
- the glgC gene encoding glucose-1-phosphate adenylyltransferase: MRSVGNEPLSRHALAYVLAGGRGSRLQELTDRRAKPAVYFGGKSRIIDFALSNAVNSGIRRIAVATQYKAHSLIRHLQGGWNFFRPERNESFDILPASQRVSETNWYLGTADAVYQNIDILEAHGTKYILVLAGDHIYKMDYEVMLKQHVESGADVTVGCLEMPRTESSGFGIMHVDDNGLIQSFLEKPADPPPMPGKPDKSLASMGIYVFDSQFLFDELRRDAADPNSNHDFGRDIIPYIVKHGRAVAHQFNDSCVRSGDDPRSYWRDVGTVDAYWGANIDLTDVVPELDLYDRAWPIWTYAEITPPAKFVHDEDGRRGQAVTSLVSGACIISGAALRRSLLFTGVHVNSYANVENAVIMPYVNVGRGARLRNVVIDRGVRIPEGLVVGEDPEFDGKRFRTTENGITLITQPMIDRLPT, encoded by the coding sequence ATGAGATCAGTCGGAAATGAACCATTGTCGCGTCACGCCCTCGCCTATGTGCTGGCCGGCGGACGCGGCAGCAGACTTCAGGAGCTCACCGACAGGCGCGCCAAGCCGGCGGTGTATTTCGGCGGCAAGTCCCGCATCATCGATTTCGCACTCTCCAACGCCGTGAACTCGGGCATCCGCCGCATCGCGGTGGCGACCCAGTACAAGGCGCACAGCCTGATCCGACACCTGCAAGGCGGCTGGAACTTCTTCCGCCCGGAACGAAACGAGAGTTTTGACATCCTGCCCGCAAGCCAGCGCGTCTCCGAGACCAACTGGTATCTCGGCACGGCGGACGCCGTGTATCAGAACATCGACATCCTCGAGGCGCACGGCACCAAATACATCCTGGTGCTCGCCGGAGACCATATCTACAAGATGGACTACGAGGTGATGCTGAAGCAGCATGTCGAGAGCGGCGCCGACGTCACGGTCGGCTGCCTCGAGATGCCGCGCACCGAATCCAGCGGCTTCGGCATCATGCATGTCGACGACAACGGCCTGATCCAGTCGTTCCTGGAGAAGCCGGCCGATCCGCCGCCGATGCCCGGCAAGCCCGACAAGTCGCTCGCCAGCATGGGCATCTACGTGTTCGACTCGCAATTCCTGTTCGATGAATTGCGCCGCGATGCCGCCGATCCGAATTCCAACCATGATTTCGGCAGGGACATCATTCCCTATATCGTCAAGCACGGCCGCGCGGTGGCGCATCAGTTCAACGATTCCTGCGTCCGTTCCGGCGACGATCCCCGCTCCTACTGGCGCGATGTCGGCACCGTCGACGCCTATTGGGGCGCCAACATCGATCTCACCGACGTCGTGCCGGAGCTCGATCTCTACGACCGCGCATGGCCGATCTGGACCTATGCCGAGATCACCCCGCCCGCCAAATTCGTCCACGACGAGGACGGACGGCGCGGCCAGGCCGTCACCTCGCTGGTCTCGGGCGCCTGCATCATCTCGGGCGCGGCGCTGCGCCGATCGCTGCTGTTCACCGGCGTCCACGTCAATTCCTACGCCAATGTCGAGAACGCGGTGATCATGCCCTATGTGAATGTCGGCCGCGGCGCGCGGCTCAGAAACGTCGTGATCGATCGCGGCGTGCGGATTCCGGAAGGGCTGGTGGTCGGCGAGGATCCCGAGTTCGACGGCAAGCGCTTCCGCACCACCGAGAACGGGATCACGCTGATCACGCAACCGATGATCGACAGGCTCCCGACATGA
- the glgA gene encoding glycogen synthase GlgA, producing MTPIRVLAVASEVYPIVKTGGLADVVGALPAALKQYGVTTRTLVPGYPDVLKALASAETLLNWGEFYGGPIRVLGGTHDGLDLYALDAPHLYARPGNPYVGPDGRDWPDNGIRFAALSRMAAEIGRGAIEGFVPDIVHAHDWQAGLAPAYLHYGGQPRPGTVMTVHNLAYQGQFSPDMLAAFGLPGEAYSLHGVEYYGTISLLKAGLQFADRITTVSPTYAREIQSDDGGMGLGGLLRERSDVLSGILNGIEIDVWNPATDPDIAARFSAGQIAERAANKAALQQRFGLEPAPDAMLLGVISRLSWQKGLDLLLENIPTLLGEGIQLALLGSGDRDLQDRYAALARDNPGRIAVVIGYDEALAHLIQAGSDALAVPSRFEPCGLTQLCALRYGAVPIVANVGGLADTVLGFDEAAATGSPATGVKFAPVTSEALAHGLRTANLLFNDKVTWRRLQQAGMATDVSWHNRAGRYAALYRELAAARG from the coding sequence ATGACGCCCATCCGCGTCCTCGCGGTCGCTTCGGAAGTCTACCCGATCGTCAAGACCGGCGGCCTCGCCGACGTGGTCGGCGCGCTGCCGGCGGCGCTGAAGCAGTACGGCGTCACGACGCGGACGCTGGTGCCCGGCTATCCCGATGTGCTCAAGGCGCTTGCCTCGGCGGAGACGTTGCTGAACTGGGGAGAATTTTACGGCGGGCCGATCCGCGTGCTCGGCGGCACCCATGACGGCCTCGATCTCTATGCGCTCGACGCGCCGCATCTCTATGCGCGCCCCGGCAATCCCTATGTCGGTCCCGACGGACGCGACTGGCCCGACAATGGCATCCGCTTCGCAGCGCTGTCGCGGATGGCGGCCGAAATCGGCCGGGGTGCGATCGAGGGCTTCGTCCCCGACATCGTGCATGCGCATGACTGGCAGGCCGGGCTCGCGCCGGCTTATCTGCATTATGGTGGGCAACCGCGGCCGGGCACGGTGATGACCGTGCACAACCTCGCCTATCAGGGGCAATTCTCGCCGGACATGCTGGCTGCGTTCGGTCTTCCGGGCGAGGCCTACTCGCTTCACGGCGTCGAATATTACGGCACCATCAGCCTGTTGAAGGCCGGCCTGCAATTCGCCGACCGCATCACCACGGTGTCGCCGACCTATGCACGGGAGATCCAGAGCGACGACGGCGGCATGGGGCTCGGCGGCCTGCTGCGCGAACGCTCCGACGTGCTGAGCGGCATCCTCAACGGCATCGAGATCGACGTGTGGAATCCGGCCACCGATCCCGACATCGCGGCGCGCTTCAGCGCCGGGCAAATCGCGGAGCGCGCCGCCAACAAGGCGGCGCTGCAGCAGCGCTTCGGGCTCGAGCCGGCACCGGATGCGATGCTGCTCGGCGTCATCAGCCGGCTGTCATGGCAGAAGGGCCTCGACCTGCTGCTGGAGAACATTCCGACATTGCTCGGCGAAGGCATTCAGCTCGCGCTGCTCGGCAGCGGCGATCGCGATCTGCAGGATCGCTACGCCGCGCTGGCGCGCGACAACCCCGGACGGATCGCCGTCGTGATCGGCTATGACGAGGCGCTGGCGCATCTGATCCAGGCAGGCTCCGATGCGCTCGCGGTGCCGTCGCGGTTCGAGCCGTGCGGCCTCACCCAGCTCTGCGCGCTGCGCTACGGCGCGGTCCCGATCGTTGCCAATGTCGGCGGCCTTGCCGACACCGTGCTCGGCTTCGACGAAGCCGCGGCCACAGGAAGTCCTGCAACCGGCGTCAAGTTCGCACCCGTGACCTCGGAGGCGCTCGCCCACGGCTTGCGCACAGCGAACCTGCTGTTCAACGACAAGGTGACCTGGCGCCGGCTGCAACAGGCCGGCATGGCCACCGATGTCTCCTGGCACAATCGCGCCGGCCGCTACGCCGCGCTCTACCGCGAACTCGCCGCGGCGCGAGGATGA